ctgtgaaaatgcatttgtggGAATCCCATGGTCCTTGGGCTTTCCAGCAATGAGCCCCGATAGCTGCTGTTCCTCACCTTTCCCAGCCAAGGCAGTCTGACACCACCGCTTGCAGTCTGTCCATCAGCAACCAGAATTCAGCCTACTATCAAACTCATCTTCAATTCCTGAGCCAAGCTGGCCAGGACCAGCCACACCACCACATgtgggagagctgcagagacaAGAACAGCTGCCACACGTTACATTCGAGTACGTGCCATGCAGAAACCATGACAAAGAACAAGATGCATTGTGACCTACAGACTTACCCATACTAACTCTAATGcaattcctcttctctttccgGAAGGAAAAGTGCCTCACGGGAAGAATTATAGCAGCTTCCGAGTTCCTTGTGATTATGCAGAATGAAGAATGTCACCAGTTCATTACCAGGGGCCTTACTTCAGGCCACAGGGAGGTCACAACTATACTCATACAATATTAATTATCGGCCTGGGACAGCTATATAGCAGCTTGTTCGTTACACACAAAATACTTCCATGTGCTGAGCTACTGCAGATGCTGGTACTCTGGGTTTTGCCAGACAAACATTGCAGCTCCTAAGAAGTCTGTGAGCTGCTCTGATTTCTAGTTCCAGCAGCAAACCTTTACCTTCGGAGATAAGCCAGGAACCTTGACCAAGATTCAAGTACACCTCAGGAGCAGCAATAGGGTTTTTGCTCTCTGACACTCTgagggccttttttttttttttttttttcctagagtgCTTTTTAGGACACATTTATAAGCATCATATCCCCTCCTAGCCTCCTCCCAACCTACCCTCCAAAGGAACTGAAGATGAggggaaacaagaaaaagatggagacaagaaaaaaagcagcaggagaggctcCTTGTGCTATCTTCAACTTCCAGAGCTACTTCAGGCAGAAACCCCAGAAGTAAGCACAACCCATATACCCATATACAGTAGAAGACATGCAGCAAAATATCCAACTGCGTGCTGCTCCAAGAGATGGAAGGGAAAATTATCCCTAAAATGCCAAGCAGGCAGCACAAATCGTTTATGAGAATACATTTGTAATTACAAGTTATTTTAGCTACCCTGCTGCCAGGAGTAACTAGGAGCAGAAGGAAGTGATCAGTGTCATCATCTCACCCCCCAAGGGACCAGTCAAGGCTGGTGATACGACAGCACTCGGGCTTGAGCTTTCTTGGTGGAACACCTCCCTCCAGTGGCCAAAGGCAAGTGGTTTCCACAGAGCTCAGGCAGCCGGAGGCCCAGCACAGTCTGAAGGAGCAAGTTCTGCTCCCAGATCAGACAGGTCAGTGCATCCTACTTGAGTCCAAGATCCATTCCAGCACCTCTTGCTCTATTTTGGCTGATCAGGGTAACTCGAGTCTTGACTTCAGACCAGTTGCCACCAGTGCTTACTGGGAGCATCCCAGCACTTCATTCTCTGCAAACTTCACTCTGCTTTTTTGAACATCGAGGACTTGCATCACATTTAGTTGTTTTCTAAAGCAACACCACAAGACTCCACAAGTCTGGTTGAATTCCACTCTTCAAATATGGAGATCGCTTAGCCTAGGAGATAGCAGGTAATTCAAAGGAACTACCACTTCGCTCACCCTAAGACAGACATGCTTCATACATACAGTGTTCCTAAAACAAGGCAAAGTTTACCCTAGAACACAGCTAGGAAAATTGTCACCTCCGTCTGTGGGGCAGTATTTTCATAGCCCACACGAATCTCACCCAGACTGCAGAAGAACTTCTGAAGACCTCAGAGCATAATGGCATATGCTTCCTGCTTTTTGACAGGGCCTCTGCTACTTTGAACAAACAAGGTGCTAGTGATTTGCATGTGAAGCAGAAGGGGACAGACAGGAAGCAAGGAGAAACCACTACAATGCACAAGACTTAgccaaagtattttttttttttttttagcaaagtctttattacagaaataatcaCCCTCTAGACTTTTACATCTGTACATGCATTTCTTCCAGTTGGAAGATGTTgctaaaaacagacaaaaaacaaaaataggaaacCCAGCATGGGCTTCTTTTTACTTGCTGCTCAGCATTGGCATCTGTAACTTAACAAGAATCTTACAAGTAAGAACACGTTAGAGAATAGACTTTATACTATGGAAGCTAGCAAGCTTTACTGCTACGAAAGGTGCCTTCTGCTATAGCAAAGGTCAGCTGGAAGGGTCTGCGCAAGAGAGGGCAGGGGCCTCAGAATAGCAAAGCCTTATCAgacctccaaaaaaaaaaaaaaatcagttgccCAGTCATATCTACTCTTCCCAGTCACCACTGAGTCCAGACAAGGACACTGCAGGGACTCTGTTCCCCTGCACGGGCCTTTCTTGCCAGAAGGGAAGTTGAGTGGGTAGGGAAGCCATGCCTTTGAACTGCTACTAGGGCTATTCCTACCAACCCCAGCCCTGACAAGAACAGGACTGACTGTCCTGGGACCATTTCTGTAAGGCAAAGGCTCTCTTCACCACATACCTTGCATCACGTCTCGGGCAAGGACCATCCACTTCTCTCCTTCGCAGCTTCCTGCTGCCAAGGTATTTATTGCATGCATATGCAACTGCAGGAGATCTGTTGTGCCCAAGCCACCTCGAGGACTGAGGATTTCTGCCCAGCTCCCTTATTTAAGAAGTTGGGGTAGTTCTTCCATGCACATTTCTTAACTTTCTTGTGCTCTACACCACTCCTTGCTGCTGGCCACTGGCAGAAAGGAGTGAACAGCCCAGCCGTGAAGTACACAAACCACCCAGCCTGCATGAATGTAAAACCAgctctttctctgctgcagtgttTACGCTCAAGGCCAGCCACTAGCAGTCATGGCTCCAGACCACAGTGGAGTCAGAAGACTggacaactgaaaataaaagcagtttatcCTTGCATCCAAACTACAGAACCTAAACTGGGCACTGGTAGCAGTGATATCTCCAATATACAATGCCTGCAATCCAGTCAGATCCCTCCATActcattattaaaaaacagttaACACTTCATGTTCATAACAGGGGCGGGGGGGAAGAATCCAGTTAACCATAACCTCTACAAAAGTTGGAAACCCAAGAATGCAACTAGCAGAGCCAGCCTGGGGCTGAGTCTACACCATGCAGCAGTCTCTGAAGTGCCTCCAGGCTGACAGGAGCCTGAAAAGCAGTGCTAGaagtggaggaagaaaaagagaggcagATGGGAGAAACTGTAAGCATCAGACCCAGAACCCAAGGGACCCATTCCaaaagcagctgagcaccaccacCGCAATCTGCCAGGCCGCACTAGGAACAGGTTGGCTTGGCTCTCTCCCAGTGGCTCGTCACACTCAAAGGGAAGAGCTCCACTGAAGGCAAGGCTTGGCGGGCTCCAGACGCAGGAGAAGTGATTATGAGGGTAGTGCTCAATAGCTGAGATGAGAGTCTAGGTCGGAAGATGCACAGTAGAAGCAGAATCAGGTTAATCACAAGGAACAAGGCCTATAAAGCACAACTAGTTACCACCACCACATCAGTGAAGCAGGTAAAGATACCAAAGCACTGGAATCTCAACAGCAATCCTGACTCATGGGACAAaaggaaagtatttcttttgggggagaagggaaagatgTGGGAGAATAGGAAGGGGGAATAGTTATTGTATGTTAGGCCAAGTGGATTGTAGAATTGAGATATGAATAGGATATTTAACATGGAGCAGGCAGCAAAAGCATTGTCCCCTCAGGTTAATCAGGTGTCTCGTGATGTGAGACAATTAAGTTCTGCTTCGTGAAGTAGAAATAATCCAGAGGCAGGATGAAGGTAGCCCAAGGGCCCTATGCCAGAAGATCAGGCTGTATTGCAACTCTAATAGTTCTTAGCAGAGTGGTATCAGAAATAGGATGTCACAGGAATAATGGTCAATGGTTGGACAGTCTGGGTGCGAGGCAGGAATGTTCTGTTTGTTCCTTTCTCTGTGGTGCCGTAGCTCTGGAGTCAGCAAACTCAAGACTTGGGCACTTTGGTGTAGTCTTCACTGTGTATGTTCTTGCAGAGTGAAATGGACAGTATCATCCCCAGGAGCTGGAATGAGTAATAAAGAATGGTAAGTCAGTCAGCAACCAAAGACAATAGGGTGGGAAGAAAGGGTGGTACAGGGGAGCAGAATACAGGGGTTTCCTTTTAATGGCACCACTCAGGTGAACAGAGTTGACCCAGCATACAAGGAAAATCCAATAATCAggatgacaaaaatattttactgcaaaaatacaTGCCTTCATCTGGAATCTATACTATGGGCTTTTTAAGGCAAAAGGTGGGATTTCACCAGTGGTATGTTTCTTGTCGATTCACTGCATGCATAGGCAGGAAGAATGAGAGAAGTGCcacacaaagcagaaggaaCCACAAGTAGACAGGGCTTAATCCAGTCAAGGCAAGGAACAGTTCAAAGCTCCAGGCAGACAACATCAAGAGCTAGAACTGCACTGCCATCAAGTAAGGTGtctattattaaaaacagaagttgtatCTGCATTAAACCAGGTGTCTACTactaaaaaaaccaacaaaaatacacaataGCTTTGCCTTTGAAAGAATATGCATAGGAGGACAGGGTATGATCACGTATCAGGGAGTGACTTACCTCTATAACAGCAACACCTGTGCAGACCCCAAGAATGATACCAAGGTTGTCCTTCAACCACTTCTGTACCTCATCCACGCAACCCTATAGAGAAAATATGGTCACAggggaaagaagcaaaaatctAAGTATTTCAGGATTAAAGATCTGTAACACATCTCTTCTCCTGCATGCACAGATTATCCCAGTTACATGCTATACCAAATCTCACAGTAGAAATTCGTCACCCTGTTCACTAGAGTGAAAAACATTCTCCACAATAATTTCCAGAGGAGTAAGGACAATGCGACTTCAGCAAAAGCTTCACGCGCACCAGACATTCACTCACCTGCTCATGAACAGGCCAGACATCCGGTGCAGTGCTGTTCGATGGGCCATCCAGGCTACAGAAACCTGTATTTTCAGGTTTCACGTTGacactgcaggagcagggataCAGAAGCATGCTTTCGTTTTTAAGAATCTTATTATTTTCCCAGTCCTTTGCTCCAtcccagccacagcaggagATCTAATAAGCAAAGAGAGCACTGTGGTCATACAATTCACACTGGTAACACGCtgcatgtgaaaacaaacaggaagtAGGGGCAGGCAAACACAGAGCAAGAACTTTTCAGCGTCTGGTTCCTAGTTTCAAGGTACCATTCAGGTTAGCTTTGGCCCCCATGACACACCAGCAGCCGGCCACCACACGGTGGCGTGGACATGCTGCCAAACCCCAGCGAGTTACAACTAACTTGCACCCGCCTGGCTGCAGTTTGGGACTGGCTGGAAGACGAGATGAGGAAAGTTTTCCATCCGAAGAGACGTTTACATTCCTATACCCCCACGTGATAAAACTGCAGTGCTGTAGGGGAAAGCACATCAGGAAGTCCAGCAAAGACTGCGATCTTATCTGTAACCACGTACCACCACGCAAGCACGGGGATCCAGAGCAGAGGCTATCAAACTTGAGGTGGAAGTTATGGAAAAAACCCTCTGCTCAGAAGGGAAATGTAATGTTTCGGTCTCACATAATGTACAGGAGAGTGGAGGTACTAACAACTGAACACCCACACCAGGATTAGCAACTGGTTTCCAAACAAGTGTTGAAAATCCAGCCTCCAGAAGGAACTACCTCCGCCTCACAGAGATTTGGACTTTAACGCCCGTCACTGGTTGACAGAACAactccccccagcccctttcaAATGCAAACTCTAGTGTATGAGGGGAACTGGATTCCTAACACTCCACTcctccaaaatgctttttttcttctgttcctacATAAAAAATGTAGGATCCTTTCTCTGTAGTAAGCTCAGCCTTCTCCTGATTCCTCTACAGGAAGCTGCAACTACAGTGATAAAACATGAACAAATCTTTCTCCAAGGAGGAGGAGTATTGTAGATCAGTGTTTTGCAGTaaggaacagaagcaaaatgctATTATTTGTACTCATTACACATCAGTCCCATGCTGGTCATGTATTTAACCACAACAGCCAGCCAGCTCTCAAGCTTGTGGTTTGGCAGTAAGCAGCTATCATGACTCCAGTGTGGCTCAACGCTGACCTAGTTGCTCAAGCACTGACCCTGATGCTAAAGCAGGAATCATGGGCAGCTGGATGGCTCCCAAGAATGCTGACACTTGCAAAGGAGCTGTCACAGTAAGCAGGCAACCCACACCAAGTAGTAAGGCAGCCAGTGCCGTTGACTTGCCTAGCAATAAGCTAGGGATTTTACTTGCTACGAAAACAGCATGCACTGTGACTTTCACGCAGACTAAGGCATTCTGGAAACACCACAGATGAAGGGCAGAAGTGTTGGTGTGCTGTTTGCTACACCAGACACATTGGGCTTTGCAGCCAATACTAGCTAGTCCTAACAACCAGCATGCAGGAGTGGTTCAGGGTCTTACCTAGCACTAGCAAGTGAGACAGTTTTCTAGTATGCAGACACCAGATATCACAGGCAACTTCAGAGATCAGACAAATCAGTGTGCTGTAGTGCTATCCAGCAGTCAAGTATGCTAGAAATGTAGCTTTTAAAGACATCTAATGGGTGTATATCAAAGAGGCTTGCACACTTAAGTCAAGTGGTACAGAAGATGGTTGCTGTCCATCACCAAGAAACATGGACAGACTATGGGCTACGGGGGAGCCTTTGGAGGTTGATAACATCGAGGAATGGATGTGAGCACCAGTAACCTAAACACACAGAACTGGAAAGATACGACAAATATGACAAAGGATCGAGAATCACCGTCAGGTCTCTCTTGCAATACCTGCTTCCCTGTCCTCAGCCTAGTTTTAAAGGCCATTTGCTGCACTGGCAAAATAGCACATTACCGTTTCTTGCTGCAACTTGTCTCACCTGTTTCTGCACATAGTCCCATGCATCTTGTAAGTTCTTATCACCATTCAAAGGATCATAATCTACAATCAGCTGTTGGACTATCTTG
This Cygnus atratus isolate AKBS03 ecotype Queensland, Australia chromosome 5, CAtr_DNAZoo_HiC_assembly, whole genome shotgun sequence DNA region includes the following protein-coding sequences:
- the CD82 gene encoding CD82 antigen, whose translation is MGSGCLKVTKYFLFLFNLLFLILGAVILGFGIWILADKTSFIAVLQTSSPSLKSGAYVLIGVGALTMLMGFLGCLGAVNEIRCLLALYFTCLMVILITQVAAGLVIYFQKEALKDELSKIVQQLIVDYDPLNGDKNLQDAWDYVQKQISCCGWDGAKDWENNKILKNESMLLYPCSCSVNVKPENTGFCSLDGPSNSTAPDVWPVHEQGCVDEVQKWLKDNLGIILGVCTGVAVIELLGMILSISLCKNIHSEDYTKVPKS